A portion of the Deinococcus apachensis DSM 19763 genome contains these proteins:
- a CDS encoding LrgB family protein, with translation MTWVALTLLAFGLGVVAQVRARHPLVNPTLMATVIVAGVLLLTRTPYEGYAAAVRPISFLLGPAVVALAVPLYRLRALLAREWRALVMGGLAGTLIGVGVDTLLPRLLGLSAEAQRSLTTAPATSPVAVQLAGLTGAPPALAATLAVLSGLVGALVLPQALTRLGVRHPLARGIAIGSVSHGIGTARAREEGETTGAASSIGMGLAALAVTLVVALLR, from the coding sequence GTGACCTGGGTTGCCCTCACCCTCCTCGCCTTCGGCCTGGGCGTGGTGGCGCAGGTCAGGGCGCGGCATCCGCTCGTCAACCCGACGCTGATGGCGACGGTCATCGTCGCGGGCGTGCTGCTGCTCACGCGCACGCCGTATGAGGGGTACGCGGCGGCGGTACGCCCCATCTCCTTCCTGCTCGGCCCGGCGGTGGTGGCGCTCGCCGTGCCACTGTACCGGCTGCGGGCCCTGCTGGCGCGGGAATGGCGGGCGCTCGTGATGGGGGGCCTGGCAGGCACGCTGATCGGCGTGGGGGTGGACACCCTGCTGCCCCGCCTGCTGGGTCTCAGCGCCGAGGCGCAGCGGTCCCTCACCACGGCCCCCGCGACGAGCCCGGTCGCGGTGCAGCTCGCGGGGCTGACGGGCGCGCCGCCCGCGCTGGCCGCCACGCTCGCCGTGCTGTCGGGGCTGGTGGGGGCGCTTGTGTTGCCGCAGGCCCTGACTCGTCTCGGGGTGCGCCATCCCCTCGCCCGCGGCATCGCTATAGGCAGCGTCTCCCACGGCATCGGCACCGCCCGTGCCCGCGAGGAGGGCGAGACGACCGGGGCGGCGAGCAGCATCGGCATGGGCCTGGCCGCGCTCGCCGTGACGCTGGTGGTGGCGCTGCTGCGGTAG
- a CDS encoding DMT family transporter yields MSPKDLTALLVLSALWGGSFLFMRVAAPVLGPVVLIELRVLIAGLALLAFAVATRSLPAFRPHWKPFLVIGVVNSALPFILISAATVHLTASLAATLNATTPLFGALVAAAWLGERLTPGRTAGLLLGLAGVTVLVGFGPLPLTPPVGLSVAASLLGALSYGVAAVYTKVHMADTPPLALALYSQLCAAGVLLPAVPLALPGAVPSGAVIASVLALAVLSTAAAYLLYFGLIQRAGPLRATMVTYLSPAFGIVWGALLLREPLTVWSFAGFGLILASMALTTGLVPLGRTGAPISAGPRP; encoded by the coding sequence ATGTCGCCCAAAGACCTGACCGCGCTGCTCGTCCTCTCCGCCCTGTGGGGTGGGTCGTTCCTCTTCATGCGGGTCGCCGCGCCCGTCCTCGGCCCGGTGGTCCTGATCGAGCTGCGCGTCCTCATCGCCGGGCTCGCCCTGCTGGCCTTTGCCGTCGCCACACGGTCCCTGCCTGCCTTTCGTCCGCACTGGAAACCATTTCTGGTGATCGGCGTGGTCAACTCGGCGCTGCCGTTCATCCTGATCTCGGCGGCGACCGTCCACCTCACCGCGTCCCTGGCGGCGACCCTCAACGCGACGACCCCCCTGTTCGGGGCGCTCGTGGCCGCCGCGTGGCTCGGCGAACGTCTGACCCCGGGCCGGACGGCGGGGCTGCTCCTGGGCCTCGCGGGCGTGACGGTCCTGGTGGGCTTCGGACCTCTCCCGCTCACGCCGCCCGTGGGGCTGTCGGTCGCGGCGTCCCTGCTCGGGGCGCTGTCCTACGGCGTGGCGGCCGTGTACACGAAGGTCCACATGGCGGACACGCCGCCCCTCGCGCTCGCGCTGTACAGCCAGCTCTGCGCGGCGGGCGTGCTGCTGCCCGCCGTGCCGCTGGCCCTGCCCGGGGCGGTGCCGTCAGGCGCCGTGATCGCCTCGGTGCTCGCCCTCGCCGTGCTGTCCACCGCCGCCGCCTATCTCCTGTACTTCGGCCTGATTCAGCGCGCCGGGCCGCTGCGCGCCACGATGGTGACGTACCTGTCCCCGGCCTTCGGCATCGTGTGGGGCGCACTCCTGCTCCGCGAACCGCTCACGGTCTGGAGCTTCGCGGGCTTCGGGCTCATCCTGGCGAGCATGGCGCTCACGACAGGCCTGGTGCCGCTGGGACGGACTGGGGCGCCGATCAGCGCCGGACCGAGGCCGTAG
- a CDS encoding ATP phosphoribosyltransferase regulatory subunit encodes MPTVSLPARPPTPTRVPEGTRDVLPPEWAWREHLRSRLAGEFAAWGYRGVEVPALEFASEAHPQNARAFKLIDASGEVLALRSEFTTAIGRLVRARFPEGPFPLRLQYGGRLWLRTLTSELGRLREFGQVGVELVGVATPQADVELLLLGTRALKAVGVEAVMEVGYPGFVDAVLEDAGLPGGVRNALHDAIDRKSGADVDLLAAAHGLSRDVTVTLHALTDLYGGREVLAQAGTLARGERARGAVAHLEAVATLYGPGLLFDLGASRRYGYYTGITFRAYAEGLNQPVLGGGRYDLGGLPGAGFAIGLERLTEVTAATLPREPEVVLALDATGAETARAAGLVAELAWTEDRAELLAYCARRGIRRWVQGDELSEVSA; translated from the coding sequence ATGCCCACCGTGAGCCTGCCCGCCCGCCCCCCCACCCCCACCCGTGTTCCCGAGGGCACCCGCGACGTGCTGCCGCCCGAGTGGGCCTGGCGCGAGCATCTGCGCTCCCGGCTGGCGGGCGAGTTCGCCGCGTGGGGTTACCGGGGCGTGGAGGTGCCCGCGCTGGAGTTCGCGTCGGAGGCTCACCCGCAAAACGCGCGGGCCTTCAAGCTGATCGACGCGAGCGGCGAGGTCCTGGCGCTTCGCAGCGAGTTCACGACGGCGATTGGGCGGCTGGTGCGGGCGCGGTTCCCAGAGGGTCCCTTTCCCCTGCGCCTCCAGTACGGCGGGCGGTTGTGGCTGCGGACGCTGACGAGCGAGCTGGGGAGACTGCGCGAGTTCGGCCAGGTGGGGGTGGAACTCGTCGGCGTGGCGACGCCGCAGGCGGATGTGGAATTGCTGCTGCTGGGCACCCGGGCCTTAAAGGCAGTGGGGGTGGAGGCGGTGATGGAGGTGGGCTACCCCGGCTTCGTGGACGCGGTGCTGGAGGACGCGGGCCTGCCTGGAGGAGTGCGAAACGCCCTGCACGACGCCATAGACCGCAAGAGCGGGGCGGACGTGGACCTGCTCGCCGCCGCGCATGGGCTGAGCCGCGACGTGACGGTGACCCTGCACGCCCTGACGGATCTGTACGGCGGGCGGGAGGTGCTGGCGCAGGCGGGAACGCTAGCTCGGGGCGAGCGGGCGCGGGGGGCGGTGGCGCACCTGGAGGCGGTCGCCACGTTGTACGGCCCAGGCCTGCTGTTCGACCTGGGGGCCAGCCGCCGCTACGGGTACTACACCGGGATCACTTTCCGGGCCTACGCCGAGGGTCTGAACCAGCCCGTGCTGGGCGGCGGGCGCTACGACCTGGGCGGGCTGCCGGGCGCAGGTTTCGCCATCGGGCTGGAGCGGCTGACGGAGGTCACGGCGGCGACCCTGCCCCGCGAGCCGGAGGTTGTGCTGGCCCTCGACGCCACCGGGGCGGAGACGGCCCGCGCCGCCGGTCTTGTCGCCGAACTCGCGTGGACGGAGGACCGTGCCGAACTCCTCGCTTACTGTGCCCGCCGGGGGATTCGCCGCTGGGTACAGGGGGATGAGCTGAGCGAGGTGAGCGCATGA
- a CDS encoding endonuclease III domain-containing protein, whose amino-acid sequence MPRPTPAQEAPPPDHLPEILRRLAEAYLPSPPAPRVSPEPLDDLVETILAQQNTSALTRRQFAALKAAYPVWEAALADGPDGVEAVLRAAGGGLARIKADYIWNVLHRLEELQSPGEEGSPLSLRALRSMDDAEARALLESLPGVGMKTASLLLLFDLARPAIPVENNIWRVAGRLDLIPARWNVLKAERWFDEVLPRDWATRYTFHVSAIRHGRQTCLSRRPRCEVCVLRDLCPSAGIFLEDGPDTR is encoded by the coding sequence GTGCCCCGGCCCACTCCTGCTCAGGAGGCCCCCCCGCCCGACCACCTGCCGGAAATTCTGCGCCGTCTTGCGGAAGCTTACCTGCCGTCTCCCCCCGCACCCCGGGTCAGCCCTGAGCCGCTGGACGACCTCGTGGAGACCATCCTTGCGCAGCAGAACACCTCGGCCCTGACGCGGCGGCAGTTCGCGGCGCTCAAGGCCGCCTATCCCGTGTGGGAGGCGGCCCTCGCTGACGGTCCCGACGGGGTGGAGGCGGTGCTGCGCGCGGCGGGTGGGGGCCTGGCACGGATCAAGGCCGACTACATCTGGAACGTGCTGCACCGGCTGGAGGAGTTGCAATCACCCGGGGAGGAGGGCAGTCCCCTCAGCCTGCGCGCCCTGCGGAGCATGGACGACGCCGAGGCCCGCGCCCTGCTGGAGTCGCTGCCCGGCGTGGGGATGAAGACGGCCAGTCTCCTCCTGCTGTTCGATCTGGCTCGCCCGGCGATCCCCGTGGAGAACAACATCTGGCGCGTCGCCGGGCGGCTCGACCTGATTCCTGCGCGCTGGAACGTCCTCAAGGCCGAGCGCTGGTTTGACGAGGTGCTGCCGCGCGACTGGGCGACCCGCTACACCTTCCACGTCTCGGCCATCCGGCACGGGCGCCAGACCTGCCTCTCCCGGCGCCCCCGCTGCGAGGTCTGCGTGCTGCGCGACCTCTGCCCCTCGGCGGGGATTTTCCTGGAAGACGGACCGGATACACGTTGA
- the hisG gene encoding ATP phosphoribosyltransferase: MTPAPPRGPDHLTLALPKGRILEEAVRLLSLAGLPLTLPEKSRALRHEFPGVTVLELRNQDVPVYVDLGVADAGIVGKDVLIESGRTVYEPVDLRFAACRLSLIREVGANGPIGRVATKYPRSARAYLAARGIPAEVVKLSGNIELAALTGLADAVVDLVQTGSTLRANNLEEVDVLFHSSARLVVNRAALKLRRERLRPLIERLRELTAEETQAGR; encoded by the coding sequence ATGACGCCCGCCCCGCCCCGCGGTCCCGACCACCTCACCCTCGCGCTGCCCAAGGGGCGCATTCTGGAGGAGGCCGTGCGCCTGCTGTCGCTCGCGGGGCTGCCCCTCACCCTGCCGGAGAAGTCGCGCGCGCTGCGGCACGAGTTTCCCGGCGTGACCGTGCTGGAGCTGCGGAATCAGGACGTGCCCGTGTACGTGGACCTGGGCGTGGCGGACGCGGGCATTGTCGGCAAGGACGTGCTGATCGAGTCGGGCCGCACCGTGTACGAGCCGGTGGACCTGCGCTTCGCCGCCTGCCGCCTCTCGCTGATCCGGGAGGTGGGGGCAAACGGGCCTATCGGGCGCGTCGCCACGAAGTATCCGCGCTCGGCCCGCGCTTACCTCGCCGCGCGGGGCATTCCCGCCGAGGTCGTCAAGCTCTCCGGCAACATCGAACTCGCGGCGCTGACGGGCCTGGCCGACGCCGTGGTGGACCTCGTGCAGACCGGGAGCACGCTGCGGGCGAACAACCTGGAGGAGGTGGACGTGTTGTTCCACTCCAGCGCCCGCCTGGTGGTGAACCGGGCGGCCCTCAAGCTGCGGCGGGAACGGCTGCGGCCCCTGATCGAGCGGCTGCGGGAGCTGACGGCGGAGGAGACGCAGGCCGGGCGTTGA
- a CDS encoding CidA/LrgA family protein, giving the protein MSRPASLTASLPAPARFVLGLGLLTGFAALGTGLVTALHLPLPGSVVGMVLLWAALSLGVVRLHWLTEAADGLLGVLGLLFVPATVGVVEYLSAGAAWALWLLVMLAGLLLGAGVAGLLAARLVRG; this is encoded by the coding sequence TTGAGCCGCCCCGCCTCGCTGACGGCAAGTCTTCCGGCCCCCGCGCGCTTCGTGCTGGGGCTGGGACTGCTGACGGGCTTCGCGGCGCTGGGGACCGGGCTGGTTACCGCCCTGCACCTCCCCCTGCCGGGCTCAGTCGTGGGGATGGTCCTGCTGTGGGCGGCCCTGTCGCTGGGCGTGGTGCGGCTCCACTGGCTCACGGAAGCGGCGGACGGCCTGCTCGGCGTCCTGGGGCTGCTGTTCGTCCCGGCCACCGTCGGCGTGGTCGAGTACCTGTCGGCGGGCGCGGCCTGGGCACTGTGGCTCCTCGTCATGCTGGCGGGGCTGCTGCTGGGGGCGGGGGTGGCGGGACTGCTGGCGGCGCGGCTGGTGCGGGGATGA
- a CDS encoding DUF2262 domain-containing protein: protein MSGPDSVHVPGLGTFRHEVDRSYGGPVGGPYGELVLVSWEAELDRRGEQVKLSLYEDGSPLSPEEVTRAGQRMLAFLEREESARREVATALLDLAGDWWAARGDEVSETPLTVETFLGLMRLEAVVAEEEDQLTVYYDDDGEVFAGHAIQAVFGVDGTLINTDIPG, encoded by the coding sequence GTGAGTGGTCCGGACAGCGTTCACGTCCCCGGTCTCGGCACCTTTCGCCACGAGGTGGACCGCTCGTACGGGGGACCGGTGGGCGGCCCCTACGGCGAGCTGGTCCTGGTGTCTTGGGAGGCCGAGCTGGACAGGCGCGGCGAGCAGGTGAAGCTCTCGCTGTACGAGGACGGGTCGCCCCTTTCGCCTGAAGAGGTGACGCGGGCGGGTCAGCGGATGCTCGCCTTCCTCGAACGCGAGGAGAGCGCCCGCCGCGAGGTGGCGACCGCCCTGCTCGACCTGGCAGGCGACTGGTGGGCCGCGCGCGGCGACGAGGTGAGCGAGACGCCCCTGACCGTCGAGACGTTTCTGGGCCTGATGCGCCTGGAGGCCGTCGTCGCCGAGGAGGAGGACCAGCTCACCGTGTACTACGACGACGATGGGGAGGTCTTCGCGGGGCACGCGATCCAGGCCGTGTTCGGTGTGGATGGCACGTTGATCAACACCGACATTCCCGGATGA
- a CDS encoding MalY/PatB family protein, producing the protein MTDAPLPELMPDASVADPYGTLDPATLRHPDSLKWTAYREGVIPLWVADMDYPVAPPIVAALQERLTRGLGYHQLLGDLTLSTALRQHLATQGLTDLPEDGLTFLPGVVPGLYAAVNGLTEPGEPVLTMTPIYHPFHLGITEQGRRVAAAPLREGEVRWEIDWEALESAAEGARLLMLCHPHNPTGRVWDAAELARLRDFVLEHDLYVVSDELHADLRYTDAPFEAFAADPRVRDRTLTLTGPAKAYNTAGLGIGAMVGHDPALVKRVKTAAGGLMGHPSALSVTAWQAALREGGPWLADTVRYLRGNRDVMAAFLQAQLPWVRFSPPEATYLAWLDLRAHPRAGEIQKFLLEEAKIAIHDGPIFAPEDLKPRYQGYIRLNFATSRALLIEALERMAGALGVIE; encoded by the coding sequence ATGACCGACGCGCCGCTGCCCGAACTGATGCCCGACGCCAGCGTGGCCGACCCCTACGGCACCCTCGACCCCGCCACGCTGCGGCACCCCGACAGTCTGAAGTGGACCGCCTACAGGGAGGGCGTGATCCCGCTGTGGGTCGCGGACATGGATTACCCGGTCGCGCCGCCCATCGTGGCCGCGTTGCAGGAGCGCCTGACGCGCGGGCTGGGCTACCACCAGCTCCTGGGCGACCTCACTTTAAGCACGGCCCTGCGGCAACACCTCGCCACCCAGGGTCTCACCGACCTGCCGGAGGACGGCCTGACCTTCCTGCCGGGGGTGGTCCCGGGGCTGTACGCGGCCGTGAACGGTCTGACCGAACCCGGTGAGCCCGTGCTGACGATGACCCCCATCTACCACCCCTTTCACCTGGGCATCACCGAGCAGGGCCGCCGGGTGGCCGCCGCTCCGCTGCGAGAGGGGGAGGTGCGCTGGGAGATCGACTGGGAGGCCCTGGAGTCCGCCGCCGAGGGTGCCCGCCTGCTGATGCTGTGTCACCCCCACAACCCCACGGGGCGGGTCTGGGACGCTGCCGAGCTCGCCCGCCTACGCGACTTCGTGCTGGAACACGACCTCTACGTGGTGTCCGACGAGCTGCACGCCGACCTGCGTTACACCGACGCCCCCTTCGAGGCGTTCGCGGCCGACCCCCGGGTGCGTGACCGGACGCTAACCCTGACCGGACCCGCCAAGGCGTATAACACCGCCGGTCTAGGCATCGGCGCGATGGTGGGACACGACCCGGCGCTCGTGAAGCGGGTCAAGACCGCCGCCGGGGGACTGATGGGCCACCCCTCGGCGCTGAGTGTGACCGCCTGGCAGGCCGCGCTGCGCGAGGGTGGGCCGTGGTTGGCGGACACCGTCAGGTACCTGCGCGGCAACCGGGACGTGATGGCGGCCTTCCTCCAGGCCCAGCTCCCCTGGGTGCGCTTCAGCCCGCCCGAGGCGACCTACCTCGCCTGGCTCGACCTGCGGGCGCACCCCAGGGCCGGGGAGATCCAGAAGTTTCTGCTGGAGGAGGCCAAAATCGCCATCCATGACGGCCCCATCTTCGCGCCTGAGGACCTCAAGCCACGCTACCAGGGCTACATCCGCCTGAACTTCGCCACCAGCCGCGCCCTGCTGATTGAGGCACTGGAGCGGATGGCAGGGGCGCTGGGGGTCATTGAGTGA
- a CDS encoding 5'-methylthioadenosine/adenosylhomocysteine nucleosidase, producing the protein MLAIMGAMDEEIELLLESLQGREDLARPGVTLYRGTLDGVPVLLTQGGIGKVNAAMTATYLLQEGASRVIFTGVAGGVHPDLRVGDIVVSSDLVQHDVDVTALNYALGTIPGETPTWAADEALRTVALEAAGEVEGVQVLEGRVASGDQFIASREGARRLWETFGAACAEMEGAAVAQVCAKAGVPFVVIRSVSDTADHDAQVDYRTFMPRVARHAKQVVRGMLARLGTGA; encoded by the coding sequence ATGCTGGCGATCATGGGCGCGATGGACGAGGAGATCGAGTTGCTGTTGGAGAGCCTGCAAGGCCGCGAGGACCTGGCCCGGCCCGGCGTCACCCTGTACCGGGGCACGCTGGACGGGGTGCCCGTGCTGCTCACCCAGGGCGGCATCGGCAAGGTGAACGCGGCGATGACGGCCACGTACCTGCTGCAGGAGGGCGCCTCCCGCGTGATCTTTACCGGGGTGGCGGGCGGCGTTCACCCCGACCTGCGGGTGGGCGACATCGTGGTGAGCAGCGACCTTGTGCAGCACGACGTGGACGTGACGGCGCTCAATTATGCCCTGGGCACCATTCCGGGCGAGACTCCCACCTGGGCCGCCGACGAGGCGCTGCGGACCGTCGCGCTGGAGGCGGCGGGCGAGGTGGAGGGCGTGCAGGTGCTGGAGGGCCGGGTGGCGAGCGGCGACCAGTTCATCGCCTCGCGGGAGGGGGCGCGGCGCCTCTGGGAGACCTTTGGCGCGGCCTGTGCGGAGATGGAGGGGGCGGCGGTCGCGCAGGTGTGTGCCAAGGCGGGCGTGCCCTTCGTGGTGATCCGCTCGGTGAGCGACACGGCGGATCACGACGCCCAGGTGGACTACCGGACCTTCATGCCCCGCGTCGCCCGGCACGCCAAGCAGGTCGTGCGCGGGATGCTCGCCCGGTTGGGTACCGGGGCCTGA
- the ada gene encoding bifunctional DNA-binding transcriptional regulator/O6-methylguanine-DNA methyltransferase Ada, translating to MTQVLSPTPQDEVRWQAVLNRDASQDGQFYYGVRSTGIYCHPSCPSRRPRRENVRFFDDPQGAQVAGFRPCLRCRPGEVGARRRAVMHVQHLLDTVEPTPSLAQLAEAVGLSPFHLQRVFKAETGLSPKQYALARRGERVRRELREGASVTAALYAAGHASSRTLYDRSTDQLGMTPGRYRAGGAGETITFAVTGSVLGPMLVAATGRGLVAVRLGEAGVLEQELRAEYPRATLVQDAAALGGYIEALHGHLAGVRRDLPLASDAPGTDFQRRVWAALRSIPYGETRSYAQVAEMIGEPRAVRAVARACAANPLALVVPCHRVVRAGGDPGGYRWGTERKRRLLDHEQVTAAD from the coding sequence ATGACTCAAGTGCTCTCGCCCACCCCCCAAGACGAGGTCCGCTGGCAGGCCGTGCTGAACCGCGACGCTTCCCAGGACGGGCAGTTCTACTACGGCGTGCGCTCCACGGGCATCTACTGCCACCCCTCGTGCCCGTCACGCCGTCCCAGGCGCGAGAACGTCCGGTTCTTCGACGACCCGCAGGGGGCCCAGGTGGCGGGCTTTCGTCCCTGCCTGCGGTGCAGGCCCGGCGAGGTCGGGGCCCGGCGCCGCGCCGTGATGCACGTGCAGCACCTCCTCGACACCGTGGAGCCCACGCCGTCCCTCGCGCAGCTCGCCGAGGCGGTGGGCCTCAGCCCCTTCCACCTTCAGCGGGTGTTCAAGGCGGAGACGGGCCTGAGCCCCAAGCAGTACGCCCTGGCACGGCGGGGCGAGCGCGTCCGGCGCGAACTCCGGGAGGGCGCGAGCGTCACGGCGGCCCTGTACGCGGCCGGGCACGCCTCATCCCGCACCCTCTACGACCGCTCGACCGACCAGCTCGGCATGACGCCGGGCCGTTACCGGGCAGGCGGGGCGGGCGAGACCATCACCTTTGCCGTCACCGGGAGCGTGCTGGGGCCGATGCTGGTCGCCGCCACCGGGCGGGGCCTCGTGGCCGTGAGGCTCGGGGAGGCCGGGGTGCTGGAACAGGAACTTCGCGCCGAGTATCCCCGGGCCACCCTGGTGCAGGACGCGGCGGCGCTCGGCGGGTATATCGAGGCCCTGCACGGGCACCTCGCGGGGGTCCGGCGTGACCTGCCCCTCGCCAGCGACGCGCCGGGAACGGACTTCCAGCGCCGGGTGTGGGCCGCGCTGCGCTCCATTCCCTACGGGGAGACGCGCTCCTACGCCCAGGTCGCCGAGATGATCGGCGAACCCAGGGCGGTACGCGCGGTGGCGCGGGCCTGCGCCGCCAATCCCCTGGCACTCGTCGTGCCGTGCCACCGGGTCGTGCGGGCGGGAGGCGACCCCGGAGGCTACCGATGGGGGACCGAACGCAAGCGCAGGCTGCTCGACCACGAGCAGGTGACCGCCGCCGACTGA
- a CDS encoding group III truncated hemoglobin — MTLPVTPSDAVFARLGDEALRRVLWAFYAKVTADELLGPVFTRKIGPFPRAGWPLHIARLEGFWRAVTGGPSAYRGQPGPAHADLGVGAPHFDRWLTLWEETLREHLDPPEAEALLTLARRMRGNLERHARSGQE; from the coding sequence ATGACCCTCCCCGTCACTCCCTCGGACGCCGTCTTTGCCCGCCTGGGCGACGAGGCGCTGCGCCGCGTGCTGTGGGCCTTTTACGCGAAGGTGACGGCGGACGAACTGCTCGGCCCCGTCTTCACCCGCAAGATCGGCCCCTTTCCGCGTGCAGGATGGCCGCTGCACATCGCCCGGCTGGAAGGCTTCTGGCGGGCGGTGACCGGTGGACCGAGCGCCTACCGGGGGCAACCCGGCCCGGCGCACGCGGACCTGGGGGTGGGCGCCCCCCACTTCGACCGCTGGCTGACCCTGTGGGAGGAGACATTGCGCGAACACCTCGATCCTCCCGAGGCGGAGGCGCTCCTCACCCTCGCCCGGCGGATGCGTGGGAACCTGGAGCGGCACGCGCGGTCGGGGCAGGAGTGA
- a CDS encoding Crp/Fnr family transcriptional regulator, with the protein MTGRAELLLSHAPVFQGAEAADLDPLAALAVFRTLVRGEHLFREGDAVDTVYLVSSGSVRVYRLARGGTRDLTLHVEGPRQLVAGVAAFQSRAEAPASAVALQTPTEVLCLPADRVRERVYGTPALARAVITYFARRQAELLARVEGLVFSELGERLAAYLLEHATEPHLLPTNSELAALLGTVPELVSRKLGEFYRLNLIHLERRRVRVLDLAELARLARGNREG; encoded by the coding sequence GTGACGGGCCGCGCCGAACTGCTGCTGAGCCATGCCCCGGTCTTCCAGGGAGCGGAGGCCGCCGATCTGGACCCCCTGGCCGCCCTGGCCGTCTTCCGCACCCTGGTGCGGGGCGAACACCTCTTCCGCGAGGGGGACGCGGTGGACACCGTCTATCTCGTCAGCTCCGGCAGCGTGCGGGTGTACCGCCTGGCGCGGGGTGGCACCCGCGACCTCACCCTGCATGTGGAGGGACCCCGGCAACTCGTGGCGGGGGTCGCCGCCTTCCAGAGCCGCGCCGAGGCCCCGGCGAGTGCGGTTGCGCTGCAAACTCCCACCGAGGTGCTATGCCTGCCCGCCGACAGGGTGCGGGAACGGGTGTACGGGACTCCCGCCCTCGCGCGGGCCGTGATCACGTACTTCGCGCGGCGCCAAGCCGAACTGCTCGCCCGGGTCGAGGGGCTGGTCTTCAGCGAACTCGGTGAGCGGCTCGCCGCGTACCTGCTGGAACACGCCACCGAGCCGCACCTCCTGCCCACCAACAGTGAACTCGCCGCCCTGCTGGGCACGGTGCCCGAACTCGTCAGCCGCAAACTGGGCGAGTTCTACCGCCTGAACCTGATCCACCTGGAGCGCCGCCGGGTGCGGGTGCTGGACCTGGCCGAGCTCGCCCGGCTGGCGCGGGGAAACCGCGAGGGGTAG
- a CDS encoding ferredoxin produces the protein MTHIITSPCIGVKDQACTEVCPVECIYDGGDQYLIHPDECIDCGACVPACPVSAIFPEEDVPAGEEEFIVKNKAFFGV, from the coding sequence ATGACGCATATCATCACCAGCCCCTGCATCGGCGTGAAGGACCAGGCCTGCACCGAAGTGTGCCCCGTGGAGTGCATCTACGACGGCGGCGACCAGTACCTGATCCACCCCGACGAGTGCATCGACTGCGGCGCCTGCGTGCCCGCCTGCCCGGTGAGCGCCATCTTCCCGGAAGAGGACGTGCCTGCCGGGGAAGAGGAGTTCATCGTCAAGAACAAGGCCTTCTTCGGGGTATGA
- a CDS encoding phosphatidylserine decarboxylase: MRLTRRFLFLVALGSAAAWYGQNVLRFRDPVRVPPPQAGAVLSPADGLVTFVRRIEDGKVEFPAAPLDIPRLTGVEAGEGWLLGLFVGPLDVRHGYAPTGGTARTVHWGGSRGSASLAEAHTAARLLVGLPADLLGTPGLTRNERHTTVLLQEAGDLGVTLVGGRGGLGAVTYARPGAEIRAGHKLAFLGRSGLVLLTLPANAVPQVSVGDRVTGAETVVALFG, from the coding sequence ATGCGTCTGACACGCCGTTTCCTCTTCCTGGTCGCCCTGGGGAGTGCCGCCGCCTGGTACGGGCAAAACGTTCTCCGTTTCCGCGATCCCGTCCGGGTCCCGCCTCCTCAAGCCGGAGCTGTGCTGAGCCCCGCCGACGGCCTGGTCACGTTCGTGCGCCGGATCGAGGACGGGAAGGTGGAATTTCCCGCCGCACCGCTGGACATTCCCCGTCTCACCGGGGTAGAGGCGGGGGAGGGCTGGCTGCTCGGCCTCTTCGTGGGGCCGCTGGACGTGCGTCACGGCTACGCGCCGACGGGCGGAACGGCGCGAACCGTCCACTGGGGCGGGAGTCGGGGGAGCGCGTCCCTTGCAGAAGCGCATACAGCCGCGCGCCTCCTGGTCGGTCTGCCCGCCGACCTGCTCGGAACGCCTGGACTTACCCGGAACGAGCGGCACACCACCGTCCTTTTGCAAGAGGCGGGGGACCTGGGCGTCACTCTGGTCGGGGGAAGGGGTGGCCTGGGCGCCGTCACCTATGCCCGCCCGGGTGCGGAGATTCGCGCGGGGCACAAGCTCGCCTTCCTGGGGAGGAGCGGCCTCGTCCTGCTCACGCTGCCCGCCAATGCTGTGCCGCAGGTCAGCGTGGGGGACCGGGTGACCGGGGCGGAGACGGTCGTGGCGCTCTTCGGCTGA